The following are encoded in a window of Clarias gariepinus isolate MV-2021 ecotype Netherlands chromosome 8, CGAR_prim_01v2, whole genome shotgun sequence genomic DNA:
- the cisd1 gene encoding CDGSH iron-sulfur domain-containing protein 1 has protein sequence MSSSPTLSKGEVLTALSVTAGAVAVGFLIHKTFFSKDKCVKPKVNLDLQKDNPKVVHAFDIEDLGDKAVYCRCWRSKKFPYCDGAHAKHNQETGDNVGPLVIKRKEA, from the exons ATGAGTAGCTCACCAACATTGTCTAAAG GTGAAGTGCTGACAGCTCTGTCTGTCACTGCTGGAGCTGTGGCCGTTGGCTTTCTGATCCACAAAACATTCTTCTCCAAAGACAAATGTGTCAAGCCAAAAGTAAACCTGGACCTCCAGAAAGACAACCCCAAAGTGGTGCATGCTTTCGACATCGAGGACCTGGGTGATAAGGCTGTCTACTGTAGGTGTTGGAGATCTAAGAAG ttTCCATACTGTGATGGTGCCCATGCAAAACACAATCAAGAGACAGGAGATAATGTAGGACCATTGGTCATTAAAAGGAAAGAGGCATGA
- the dhx57 gene encoding putative ATP-dependent RNA helicase DHX57, with protein sequence MSGRRKAKPNRGGGRFNKGGGGGGGGGKGGGGGGGGGKAFGDLEDDFSLDLGPSRSTKPPSKGRGRGAFTSRGHGGSRGRGRGSQGFFRDDSRHGKEERDQVKSDRFKLPLQKIHMTSENRLQVKELLKELQSQEYNTPNSGSDCEDEEEEEEYDELDHREDGQFWITQDNGVACAEEGVCGEDSEEETSVKPEPVVSLFALGTLCRYGFNRERSRQALEAAERSGHGEVGATLELLLSQMFTEAFGSASLDLQVPDPPSHEECMTLHQEEAVALTAIYGERFCERISGRVWIIHLDLLWVTESRRSNSDSIRKGQVKGASSTQVCKFYLKGSGCKFGKQCRFKHQRPTESSHHRDPHGPSQPGFSSTDSPVYQLEVRFPLGNRYPFQPPLAAFSTTDEAISGAGRLSVTEYLFGQSLSAAQDGEPVVYTLISCLEEDGPVRELLRVPHHKYSAPPPVLAPPTVTATRTRSAKCNSANSTPSSTAVSSRFTNAAQNTNLTVRHAEGDKQTSEDTEDEQCDEDAEESVPIENESYVNFRKRMEKRTEKRAEEVLQENKNLCREFKRKPSSRRYASMQEQRVKLPVWEKRRNILDALEKNQVLVISGMTGCGKTTQIPQFILDDSLSGRGESVANIICTQPRRISAIAVATRVAQERAEALGHSTGYQIRLETVRSSCTRLLFCTTGVLLRRLEGDAQLSGITHVIVDEVHERTEESDFLMLVLKDLMLQRSDLKIILMSATLNADLFSQYFHKCPTIHIPGHTFPVEPFFLEDAIAMTRYVIEDRSPYRRSAKQNGPSSQRAGKAQPAMMNMDDDDEEDGWSFNSFAKKDTVKDSIPDQQLGVKELTLRYPTCSKAVVKTLAAMDLDKINMDLVESLLEWIVNRDHSYPPGAVLVFLPGLAEIKQLYEQLQANRMFNNRRDKKCVVYPLHSSLSNEEQQAVFTRPPEGVTKIIISTNIAETSVTIDDVVYVIDSGRMKEKRYDASRSMESLEDVWVSRANALQRRGRAGRVASGVCFHLFTSHRFTHHLSQQQLPEIQRVPLEQLCLRIKVLEVFSKSLLHSVFSRLIEPPAQGSLEAAKQRLCALGALTEAECLTPLGWHLACLPVDVRIGKLMLLGAIFRCLDPALTIAASLAFKSPFVSPWDKRQEANERKLSFSLANSDHLALLQAYKGWCTAAQNGSQAGYWYCRENFLSIRGLQEIACLKRQFAELLSDIGFVKDGLKVRDIERMSCKGTDGVLEATGYEANLNSDNTKLMSAMLCAALYPNVVQVRSPQEKFRLTSKGAMKMQPKAEELRFLTKNDGAVHIHPSSVNFMVRHYDSPYLVYHEKVKTSRVFIRDCSMVCVYPMVLFGGGQVNVELQRGEFIISLDDGWIRFTAASHEVAELVKELRWELDQLLEEKIKNPSMDLITCPRGSRIIHTIVSLISTQ encoded by the exons ATGAGTGGGAGAAGAAAAGCAAAACCCAACCGGGGTGGAGGACGCTTTAATAAGGGTGGTGGTGGCGGTGGTGGTGGAGGAaaagggggaggaggaggaggaggaggaggaaaagcaTTTGGTGACTTGGAAGATGATTTTAGCCTAGATCTTGGACCAAGTCGGTCGACCAAACCTCCCTCTAAAGGAAGAGGACGTGGAGCTTTTACAAGCAGAGGCCATGGGGGAAGTAGAGGAAGGGGACGAggctctcaaggttttttcagAGATGACTCCAGGCATGGCAAGGAAGAGCGAGATCAAGTTAAATCTGACCGATTCAAGCTGCCACTACAGAAGATACATATGACATCAGAAAATCGGCTACAAGTAAAGGAATTACTGAAGGAACTTCAGAGTCAGGAATATAATACTCCAAACAG TGGCTCAGACTGTGAGgatgaagaagaggaggaagagtaTGATGAGCTGGACCACCGTGAAGACGGTCAGTTCTGGATCACTCAGGACAATGGTGTTGCGTGTGCAGAAGAAGGTGTCTGTGGAGAAGACAGTGAGGAGGAAACGTCTGTGAAACCAGAACCTGTTGTTTCCCTGTTTGCCCTAGGCACCCTCTGCAG GTATGGCTTTAACCGAGAGCGTAGTAGACAAGCTCTGGAAGCAGCAGAGCGCAGTGGGCATGGAGAAGTCGGAGCAACGCTGGAGCTCCTTCTCTCTCAGATGTTCACTGAAGCATTTGGCTCGGCCTCTCTTGACCTTCAGGTTCCAGACCCTCCATCACATGAGGAATGCATGACCCTGCACCAGGAGGAGGCAGTTGCATTAACCGCCATTTATGGAGAACGCTTCTGCGAGAGAATTAGTGGCCGCGTCTGGATCATCCACCTGGATCTGCTTTGGGTGACCGAAAGCCGTAGAAGCAACTCGGATTCAATTAGGAAAGGACAGGTGAAAGGGGCGTCATCCACTCAGGTGTGTAAATTCTACTTAAAAGGATCAGGATGTAAATTTGGGAAGCAATGCCGTTTCAAACATCAAAGACCAACGGAGTCTAGCCATCACAGAGACCCGCATGGGCCGAGCCAGCCTGGTTTCAGTAGCACTGATAGCCCTGTTTATCAGCTGGAGGTCCGCTTTCCTCTGGGAAACCGCTACCCCTTTCAGCCACCGTTAGCTGCCTTCAGTACCACAGATGAGGCAATCTCTGGAGCAGGACGCCTTAGCGTGACTGAATATCTTTTTGGCCAGTCACTTTCAGCTGCACAAGATGGTGAGCCTGTGGTCTACACTCTCATCTCCTGTCTTGAGGAAGATGGGCCAGTCAGAGAGCTCCTTCGGGTTCCACATCACAAGTATAGTGCTCCACCCCCTGTCTTGGCCCCACCCACCGTTACTGCAACAAGAACTCGTAGCGCAAAGTGCAACTCAGCCAACAGTACACCGAGCAGTACAGCAGTTTCTTCACGATTCACTAATGCAGCACAGAATACCAACCTCACAGTCAGGCATGCAGAAG GAGACAAACAGACGTCAGAAGATACAGAAGATGAGCAATGTGATGAAGATGCTGAAGAAAGCGTTCCCATAGAGAATGAGAGCTATGTGAACTTTAGAAAGAGGATGGAGAAAAGAACTGAGAAAAGAGCTGAAGAGGTGCTGCAGGAGAACAAGAATCTTTGTAGAGAGTTCAAGAGAAAACCG TCTTCCAGGCGCTATGCGTCAATGCAGGAACAGAGAGTCAAGCTGCCGGTGTGGGAGAAGAGACGGAACATCCTAGATGCTTTGGAGAAGAATCAGGTTCTGGTGATCAGTGGCATGACTGG GTGTGGTAAGACAACTCAGATCCCTCAGTTTATCCTGGATGACTCTCTGAGTGGACGAGGGGAGAGTGTGGCAAATATCATATGCACTCAGCCTCGTCGTATCTCTGCCATTGCTGTGGCAACAAGGGTTGCTCAGGAACGGGCCGAGGCTTTGGGCCACTCCACTGGATATCAGATCCGTTTGGAGACTGTCAGA TCCTCCTGCACTAGACTCCTGTTCTGCACAACTGGTGTCTTGTTGCGCAGGCTGGAGGGAGACGCTCAGCTCAGCGGAATAACTCACGTCATAGTAGACGAGGTTCACGAACGGACAGAGGAGAG TGACTTCCTGATGCTGGTTCTGAAGGATCTGATGTTACAAAGGTCTGACCTGAAGATCATCCTAATGAGTGCTACCCTCAACGCTGATCTCTTTTCTCAATATTTCCACAAGTGCCCTACCATCCACATACCAG GACATACATTCCCAGTAGAACCATTTTTTCTTGAAGACGCTATTGCGATgaccag gtatGTAATAGAAGACCGCAGCCCATACCGGCGCTCAGCAAAGCAGAACGGCCCTTCCAGTCAAAGGGCTGGGAAAGCACAGCCTGCTATGATGAacatggatgatgatgatgaggaggatggCTGGTCGTTTAATTCCTTTGCCAAGAAAGATACAGTCAAAGACTCCATCCCTGATCAGCAACTCGGTGTGAAGGAGCTCACGCTTCGATATCCGA CTTGCTCGAAAGCTGTGGTGAAAACTCTGGCCGCAATGGACCTGGATAAAATCAATATGGATCTTGTGGAGAGTCTGCTGGAATGGATTGTAAATAGAGATCACAGTTACCCTCCAG GTGCTGTTCTGGTCTTCCTGCCAGGGTtagctgaaataaagcagttataTGAGCAGCTGCAAGCCAATAGGATGTTTAACAACAGAAGAGATAAAAA GTGTGTGGTGTATCCACTTCACTCCTCTCTGTCCAATGAGGAGCAGCAGGCAGTGTTTACACGGCCACCAGAGGGTGTGACGAAAATCATTATCTCTACAAACATTGCAGAGACATCAGTAACCATCGATGATGTGGTGTACGTCATTGACTCCGGCAGAATGAAAGAGAAAAG GTACGATGCCAGTCGCAGTATGGAGAGCCTTGAGGATGTGTGGGTGTCTCGTGCTAACGCTTTGCAGAGGAGAGGCCGAGCCGGCCGTGTGGCCTCTGGAGTTTGCTTCCATTTGTTCACCAGCCATCGCTTCACTCACCATCTGAGCCAACAGCAGCTGCCTGAGATCCAGAGAGTGCCATTGGAGCAGCTCTGCCTCAG gattAAAGTGTTGGAGGTGTTCTCCAAGTCTCTCCTGCATTCCGTGTTTTCTCGGCTCATAGAACCTCCAGCACAAGGCAGTCTGGAAGCAGCTAAGCAGAGACTCTGTGCTCTCGGTGCGCTTACTGAAGCGGAATGTCTCACTCCTCTTGGTTGGCATCTCGCCTGTCTTCCTGTGGACGTGCGCATTGGAAAACTGATGCTGCTTGGTGCTATATTCCGTTGCCTGGACCCGGCCCTCACCATCGCTGCTAGCCTGGCGTTCAAGAGCCCATTT GTCTCTCCATGGGATAAAAGACAGGAGGCTAATGAGAGGAAACTCAGTTTTTCTCTCGCCAACAGTGATCATCTTGCCCTGCTACAGGCGTATAAG GGTTGGTGTACTGCAGCCCAAAACGGTTCACAGGCTGGCTATTGGTACTGCAGAGAGAACTTCCTGTCTATCCGGGGACTACAG GAAATAGCATGTCTTAAAAGGCAGTTTGCAGAGCTCCTTTCTGATATTGGCTTTGTAAAAGATGGACTGAAGGTCAGAGACATAGAGAGGATGAGCTGTAAAGGAACAGATGGTGTGCTGGAGGCTACGGGCTATGAG GCAAACTTAAACTCTGATAACACAAAGCTGATGTCAGCAATGTTGTGTGCTGCCCTCTACCCCAATGTCGTCCAG GTGCGATCTCCACAGGAGAAGTTTAGGCTGACGAGTAAAGGCGCCATGAAGATGCAGCCTAAAGCCGAGGAACTTCGTTTCCTTACAAAAAACGACGGAGCAGTTCACATCCATCCTTCATCCGTCAACTTTATG GTGCGTCATTATGACAGTCCATACCTAGTCTACCATGAGAAAGTGAAGACCAGTCGCGTTTTTATCCGAGATTGCAGTATGGTATGTGTGTATCCCATGGTGCTGTTCGGTGGGGGACAGGTCAACGTGGAGCTACAGCGTGGAGAGTTCATCATCTCTCTGGACGACGGCTGGATTCGATTCACTGCAGCCTCACATGAA GTTGCTGAGTTGGTGAAGGAGCTGCGTTGGGAACTTGACCAGCTCCTGGAAGAGAAAATCAAAAACCCCAGCATGGACTTGATCACCTGCCCACGTGGCTCCCGCATCATACACACCATCGTATCACTTATCTCAACCCAGTAA
- the galm gene encoding aldose 1-epimerase, which produces MSEVKKEVLSLASGQRSVEKWTLRSKSVSVEIISLGCVITAIKTPDRKGQSADIVLGFDDLESYFTNPRYFGALVGRVANRIAKGQFVIEGKVYKLAINNGPNSLHGGIRGFDKAVWSSEAVPNGVRLSHMSPDGDEGYPGNLKVSVTYTLEENTLSIQYCAQTDQTTPINLTNHSYFNLAGQGASDIYDHEVSITADSYLPVDDNMIPTGEIRPVENSPFDLRKPVLLGSRLKELPGPGFDHNFCLWLPGQSKQEMKCARVVHPGTGRVLEVSTTQPGVQFYTSNFLDGTVGGKGGTSYPKHSAFCLETQNWPDAVNQQQFPEALLRPGEEYTHTTRFIFSVA; this is translated from the exons ATGTCTGAGGTAAAGAAAGAGGTGTTAAGTTTAGCATCCGGTCAGCGATCTGTTGAAAAATGGACACTGCGATCTAAGAGTGTGAGTGTAGAAATCATCTCTCTAGGCTGCGTTATAACTGCCATCAAAACACCTGACCGGAAGGGACAAAGTGCGGACATAGTGTTAGGATTTGATGATCTAGAAA GTTATTTCACTAATCCACGCTACTTTGGAGCTTTGGTAGGGCGAGTTGCCAACCGTATTGCTAAGGGTCAGTTTGTAATTGAGGGAAAAGTGTATAAGTTGGCCATCAATAATGGACCCAATTCACTGCATGGTGGCATCAGAGGCTTTGATAAG GCTGTGTGGAGCAGTGAGGCTGTGCCTAATGGAGTGAGACTAAGCCACATGAGCCCTGATGGTGATGAGGGATATCCCGGCAATCTAAAGGTTTCTGTAACCTACACACTGGAGGAAAACACACtaagtatacagtactgtgcccAAACTGACCAAACTACACCAATCAACTTGACCAATCACTCTTACTTCAACCTGGCTGGACAG GGTGCATCAGACATTTATGACCATGAAGTAAGTATCACAGCAGATTCATACCTGCCTGTAGATGACAACATGATCCCGACAG GGGAAATTAGACCTGTAGAAAATTCACCTTTTGACCTCCGTAAACCTGTTCTTCTTGGGTCTCGCCTCAAGGAACTTCCTGGCCCTGGGTTTGACCACAATTTCTGCCTTTGGCTTCCAGGACAATCAAAACAAGAGATGAAGTGTGCAAG AGTGGTGCATCCTGGGACAGGGCGTGTTCTAGAGGTGAGCACCACCCAGCCTGGCGTTCAATTCTATACCTCCAATTTCCTGGATGGGACAGTTGGAGGGAAAGGAGGAACATCATACCCAAAACACAGCGCTTTTTGTCTGGAGACACAAAACTGGCCAGATGCTGTTAATCAG CAACAGTTTCCTGAAGCTCTGCTGAGACCCGGCGAAGAGTACACTCATACTACACGCTTTATTTTCTCAGTCGCCTGA